A window of Hymenobacter aerilatus contains these coding sequences:
- a CDS encoding type III pantothenate kinase, which yields MCTATLDIGNTAVKYGYFEGNELRYRATGQTLAEVLALVQLHQPTHAIVASVAEPTTDWAAALRPLIPGHVLELAPATTPLPLRNGYATPHTLGADRLAAAVGAAWLHPKQDVLVIDAGTAIKCDFVEGGHTFRGGSIGPGLRLRFQALHTFTGRLPLLEVPNAPSVAVPLIGDDTQSAIRSGVLNGAAAEVNGLIDTYRAQYPGLAVLLTGGDAGFFQPRLKGYIFAIPELVLLGLHRILVHNVEN from the coding sequence ATGTGTACCGCTACCCTCGATATTGGCAACACGGCCGTGAAGTACGGGTACTTTGAGGGCAATGAGTTGCGGTATCGGGCGACGGGACAAACGTTGGCCGAAGTGTTAGCATTGGTGCAACTGCATCAGCCTACTCATGCTATTGTAGCCTCGGTGGCAGAGCCTACTACTGACTGGGCCGCTGCGCTCCGACCACTTATACCGGGGCACGTGCTAGAGCTGGCACCTGCTACCACACCACTCCCATTGCGCAATGGCTACGCTACGCCTCACACATTAGGCGCCGACCGGCTAGCCGCAGCAGTAGGGGCAGCGTGGCTGCACCCCAAGCAGGATGTACTGGTGATTGATGCTGGCACTGCCATTAAGTGCGACTTTGTAGAGGGTGGCCACACCTTTCGGGGGGGAAGCATTGGGCCAGGGCTGCGGCTGCGGTTTCAGGCGCTGCATACGTTTACGGGCCGCCTGCCGTTACTGGAAGTGCCCAACGCTCCCTCGGTGGCCGTACCCTTGATTGGAGACGATACGCAGTCGGCTATTCGGAGCGGCGTGCTAAACGGGGCTGCCGCCGAGGTGAACGGCCTCATTGATACCTACCGTGCCCAATATCCTGGGTTAGCAGTGTTGCTAACAGGTGGTGATGCCGGTTTTTTTCAACCACGGCTGAAAGGCTATATCTTTGCCATTCCGGAGCTTGTGCTACTTGGGCTCCATCGAATATTAGTGCATAATGTTGAAAACTAA
- a CDS encoding pseudouridine synthase, producing MGKKHFSDEPAGRRGRTSFNDNNREGGRDAKPRRNDRPTGNSFGRDNERRGEGFTSRPSFGRPQGQGSRPGGSRDFGNRSFGEDRNSGGRGFGGNDRRPGGGRDFGGADRRAGTDRNFGGNDRRAGSSRNEGYSQREQPDNRPVRAYESRETWSGQPYRQEGKPTVPRGAPGERNRKFQKVNPNAEASAYRPQPEAPTRPERNEATGTDRPIRAARPFDYRGKPEEGNTRGERPTRAFERGGEDRRDNRSGYGERKSTGDFGKRDFGRQREGRPSYGDRAERNFGGGSRSFSETRANRAYETRERRSDTATDKKSAPDANAHRAGKLKRGEVAGQAPDYKNLKHYEKDPNRGNKRRRNEEEFGAELIRLNRYIANAGICSRREADALIAAGEIRVNGEVVTEMGYQVQPSDTVQYGKTNLNREKLVYVLLNKPKDFITTTDDPEGRKTVMDLVAGASKERIFPVGRLDRNTTGLLLFTNDGEVAQKLSHPSNKNKKIYQVELDKPLTEADLRSISEGLELEDGKAEVDDVAVVAGNAHFVGIELHTGRNRIVRRIFEHLGYEVVTLDRVQYAGLTKKDLPRSKWRFLTEKEVIRLKYFM from the coding sequence ATGGGCAAGAAACACTTCTCCGATGAACCCGCCGGCCGTCGTGGTCGCACTTCTTTCAACGACAATAACAGGGAGGGCGGCCGCGATGCAAAACCGCGTCGCAACGACCGCCCTACTGGTAATAGCTTCGGCCGGGACAATGAGCGTCGGGGCGAAGGCTTTACTTCTCGTCCATCCTTTGGACGGCCACAGGGGCAGGGTAGCCGCCCTGGTGGCAGCCGGGACTTTGGCAACCGTAGCTTCGGGGAAGACCGCAACAGCGGTGGCCGTGGCTTTGGTGGTAATGACCGGCGCCCGGGTGGGGGTAGAGATTTTGGCGGTGCCGACCGCCGCGCTGGCACAGACCGAAATTTCGGTGGTAATGACCGCCGCGCTGGCAGCAGCCGCAATGAGGGCTACAGCCAGCGGGAGCAGCCCGACAACCGGCCCGTGCGCGCCTACGAATCAAGAGAAACCTGGAGTGGCCAGCCCTATCGTCAGGAAGGTAAACCTACGGTACCACGCGGCGCGCCGGGTGAGCGAAACCGTAAGTTTCAGAAGGTGAACCCCAATGCGGAAGCTTCTGCTTACCGGCCACAGCCGGAAGCGCCTACCCGCCCTGAGCGCAACGAGGCAACGGGAACTGACCGTCCCATCCGGGCAGCACGTCCGTTCGACTACCGCGGCAAGCCTGAAGAGGGCAATACGCGTGGTGAGCGGCCTACCCGTGCGTTTGAGCGCGGTGGCGAAGACCGCCGCGACAATCGGAGTGGCTACGGCGAACGAAAATCAACGGGTGATTTCGGCAAGCGTGACTTCGGTAGGCAGCGCGAAGGTCGTCCGTCATATGGTGATCGGGCAGAACGTAACTTTGGGGGAGGTAGCCGCAGCTTTAGCGAGACGCGGGCTAACCGCGCCTACGAAACGCGTGAGCGTCGTAGTGACACTGCCACCGATAAAAAGTCTGCGCCCGATGCCAATGCGCACCGTGCTGGTAAATTAAAGCGCGGCGAAGTAGCTGGTCAAGCACCCGACTACAAAAACCTGAAACACTACGAAAAGGACCCGAACCGTGGTAACAAGCGCCGTCGCAACGAGGAGGAGTTTGGGGCGGAGTTAATTCGGTTGAACCGCTACATCGCCAACGCGGGCATCTGCTCGCGCCGGGAAGCCGATGCGCTGATTGCTGCTGGCGAAATTCGGGTGAATGGAGAGGTAGTAACCGAAATGGGCTACCAGGTGCAGCCATCGGATACGGTGCAGTACGGCAAAACCAACCTCAACCGCGAGAAGCTGGTGTACGTGCTGCTGAACAAGCCCAAGGATTTCATCACCACCACCGATGACCCGGAAGGCCGTAAAACGGTAATGGATCTGGTGGCAGGTGCTTCCAAGGAACGCATTTTCCCAGTAGGCCGCCTCGACCGCAACACGACGGGTCTGCTGCTTTTCACCAACGACGGTGAAGTAGCGCAGAAGCTTTCGCACCCTTCCAACAAGAACAAGAAGATTTATCAGGTAGAACTGGACAAGCCACTTACGGAAGCTGACCTGCGCAGCATTTCAGAAGGCCTGGAGCTGGAAGATGGCAAAGCAGAGGTAGACGATGTAGCCGTGGTAGCCGGCAATGCACATTTTGTTGGCATTGAGCTACACACGGGGCGTAACCGCATTGTGCGCCGCATCTTTGAACACCTAGGCTACGAGGTAGTCACGCTGGACCGCGTGCAGTACGCTGGCCTCACCAAAAAGGACCTGCCCCGCAGCAAGTGGCGCTTCCTGACGGAAAAAGAGGTTATCCGCCTGAAATACTTTATGTAG
- a CDS encoding TraR/DksA family transcriptional regulator, with amino-acid sequence MSDDNLRYSREELAEFEQIIQDKLTAARKEVSFIKETLSRRNDSGTDNTASSSKVLEDGADTAEKESLNQLASRQMKFIQQLENALIRIKNGTYGVCIGTGKLIPKERLRAVPHTQHSIEAKMARRD; translated from the coding sequence ATGAGTGACGACAACCTACGCTATTCCAGGGAAGAGCTAGCTGAGTTCGAGCAGATTATTCAGGATAAGCTAACTGCTGCTCGGAAAGAAGTGAGCTTTATTAAGGAAACCCTGAGCCGGCGCAACGATTCGGGTACCGATAACACGGCGTCATCGTCGAAGGTACTGGAAGACGGCGCTGATACTGCCGAGAAGGAAAGCTTAAACCAATTGGCTTCGCGCCAGATGAAGTTTATTCAGCAGCTGGAAAACGCACTGATCCGTATCAAGAACGGTACGTACGGTGTGTGTATCGGTACAGGCAAGCTGATTCCGAAAGAACGCCTGCGTGCTGTGCCGCACACGCAGCACTCGATTGAAGCAAAAATGGCTCGCCGCGACTAA
- a CDS encoding OmpP1/FadL family transporter has protein sequence MLKTKFAGLAGLSLLGWLSAAQTHAQGLGNSPYSRLGLGDAYINTGGVRQMAMGGVGLAAPNGTNVNELNPALVYYTSRTTYEVAVTGQFKTISNRTNSQRDGSGTLGYLALAFPISKRWAAAAGLRPYTAVDYESTTSNSVAGDPNAQSINRFTGDGGLSEAYMAHAFRLAKGLTVGGTASYVFGTIDATSGTTVITSGDNSNAQSTVRLEHVRYSDFIFRAGAHYRSKLTDKLNYNLAAVYGFQSNLNGTYDVTQEQRTLTGAPIANTSIVLVSGQKGEARVPTLAQFGISLDNNRNWSTSLDLARQQWSRFQVPTLAGVTSAANVPLSDTYRVGLGGEWAPDPTNVDNYFKRVVYRAGISLAEVPYRPGGQRLYDRAVSWGFGFPIPGATPLDATTLSLAFTYGQRGNNNVTIDSPSGNVKENYIRMQVGVSLNNRWFIKRRIE, from the coding sequence ATGTTGAAAACTAAATTTGCCGGCCTGGCCGGGTTGTCGCTGCTAGGGTGGCTGAGCGCTGCACAAACGCATGCACAAGGTCTGGGAAACTCGCCTTATTCGCGCCTGGGTCTGGGCGACGCCTATATCAACACGGGTGGAGTCCGGCAAATGGCAATGGGAGGGGTAGGGCTGGCCGCGCCCAACGGTACCAATGTGAATGAGCTGAACCCGGCTCTGGTGTACTACACCTCTCGCACTACCTACGAGGTAGCCGTAACCGGGCAGTTCAAAACCATCAGCAACCGCACCAATTCGCAGCGCGATGGTAGCGGCACGCTAGGTTACCTGGCACTGGCTTTTCCCATCTCCAAGCGCTGGGCAGCGGCGGCCGGCTTGCGGCCCTATACGGCCGTCGACTACGAGAGCACCACAAGCAACAGCGTAGCGGGCGACCCCAACGCGCAATCCATCAACCGCTTTACAGGTGATGGTGGGCTGTCGGAGGCGTATATGGCGCACGCCTTCCGTCTGGCGAAAGGCCTGACAGTAGGGGGCACGGCCTCTTATGTATTTGGCACTATCGACGCTACTTCCGGCACCACGGTTATAACCTCCGGCGACAATTCAAACGCACAGAGCACTGTGCGCCTAGAGCACGTCCGCTATTCAGATTTTATTTTCCGAGCTGGTGCACACTACCGCAGCAAGCTAACGGACAAGCTCAACTACAACCTGGCAGCCGTATATGGCTTTCAGTCCAACCTGAACGGCACGTACGATGTGACGCAGGAGCAGCGCACGTTGACCGGCGCGCCTATTGCTAACACCAGCATTGTATTGGTGAGCGGTCAGAAAGGCGAAGCCCGTGTGCCTACCCTAGCACAGTTCGGCATCAGCCTCGATAACAACCGCAACTGGAGTACCAGCCTAGACCTGGCCCGGCAGCAATGGTCGCGCTTTCAAGTGCCAACGCTGGCGGGCGTAACCAGCGCTGCCAACGTGCCGCTGAGCGACACATATCGGGTAGGACTAGGCGGCGAGTGGGCGCCAGACCCCACTAACGTCGACAACTACTTTAAGCGCGTGGTGTATCGGGCCGGCATCAGCCTCGCGGAGGTTCCCTACCGTCCCGGTGGTCAGCGTCTCTACGACCGGGCCGTAAGTTGGGGCTTTGGCTTCCCGATACCCGGCGCTACACCGCTGGATGCTACTACCCTGAGTTTGGCCTTTACCTATGGGCAGCGCGGCAACAACAACGTAACTATTGATAGCCCCAGCGGCAACGTAAAGGAAAATTATATCCGGATGCAGGTTGGAGTTTCGCTCAACAACCGCTGGTTTATCAAACGGCGTATTGAGTAA
- the lptC gene encoding LPS export ABC transporter periplasmic protein LptC — MRELRIWIGVGLALVGCQKQEADPTKKVKYEGPIMETTNVLTFVSDSAKLQVKLTSPLQQQFESGDVIYPKGVKLLFYSKDGQTVVNTISGDYGKQEKSKGVYSLRGHVRVKNEPKQQTLQTEELFYDQQRLLIYTQPEMFVHIETPTEKVDGYGLEADQNFSRYKLKRVTGIFSNITETTTP, encoded by the coding sequence ATGCGAGAGTTACGTATTTGGATAGGGGTGGGGCTCGCCTTGGTTGGTTGTCAGAAGCAAGAAGCTGATCCAACAAAGAAGGTCAAGTACGAGGGTCCTATTATGGAAACTACCAACGTTCTGACCTTCGTTAGCGACTCGGCCAAGCTTCAGGTAAAGCTGACTTCACCGTTGCAGCAACAGTTTGAGTCGGGCGATGTGATTTACCCGAAAGGCGTGAAGCTGCTATTTTATAGCAAGGACGGCCAAACGGTAGTCAACACCATCAGCGGCGACTACGGCAAGCAGGAAAAGAGCAAAGGTGTCTATTCCTTACGCGGCCACGTGCGGGTAAAAAACGAACCCAAGCAACAGACTTTGCAAACGGAAGAACTGTTCTACGATCAGCAGCGGTTGCTGATCTATACGCAGCCCGAGATGTTTGTACACATCGAAACGCCGACGGAAAAGGTAGACGGCTACGGCTTGGAAGCCGATCAAAATTTTTCTCGTTATAAGTTGAAGCGTGTGACTGGTATATTCAGCAATATCACCGAGACGACTACCCCCTAA
- the ribH gene encoding 6,7-dimethyl-8-ribityllumazine synthase — MATALKNLSDYTSDHFIDISDKRFGLVVAEWNREITDTLAQGAYETLLKHGAKEENIYRNTVPGSFELTLGAQLLAQHEEIDAVICLGVVIKGETKHDDYICHAVAQGITNVGLKFNKPVIFGLVTTNTLEQAWDRAGGKHGNKGVEGAVAAIHMLGF; from the coding sequence ATGGCAACTGCTCTCAAAAACCTCAGCGACTACACTTCTGACCACTTCATCGATATCAGTGATAAGCGGTTTGGCTTGGTAGTAGCCGAGTGGAATCGTGAAATCACGGATACACTAGCGCAAGGCGCATATGAAACCTTGCTCAAACACGGAGCAAAAGAGGAAAACATCTACCGCAACACCGTACCAGGTAGCTTCGAGTTGACATTGGGTGCCCAACTACTAGCTCAGCACGAGGAAATAGATGCAGTGATTTGCCTAGGGGTGGTTATCAAAGGTGAAACGAAGCACGATGACTATATATGCCATGCTGTGGCACAAGGCATCACCAACGTGGGATTGAAGTTTAATAAACCCGTCATCTTTGGGTTGGTTACCACCAATACCCTGGAGCAAGCGTGGGATCGGGCCGGTGGCAAGCACGGCAATAAAGGGGTAGAAGGCGCCGTGGCTGCCATTCATATGCTAGGCTTCTGA